Proteins found in one Acidobacteriota bacterium genomic segment:
- a CDS encoding ATP synthase subunit I, with the protein MGRNDIHPRNLSFVALTDEGLERRLWKISLGLGVPACLAALILGGLDSGLGFLAGAVLSWINFRWLKQGVDHFLESARSAQPTPKRAARAAIFKYFLRYALIGLSLYATFRVDLLEVFGFFSGLVLLVGAVLVECVLQVIKGWDEDPCHGTR; encoded by the coding sequence ATGGGAAGGAATGACATTCATCCCAGGAATCTCTCCTTCGTAGCCTTGACAGACGAGGGCCTGGAGCGCCGGCTTTGGAAAATCAGTCTCGGCCTGGGCGTTCCGGCCTGTCTGGCAGCCCTGATCCTCGGCGGACTCGACTCGGGCCTGGGCTTCCTGGCAGGGGCGGTGCTCTCCTGGATCAACTTCAGGTGGCTCAAGCAAGGGGTGGACCATTTCCTGGAAAGCGCCCGCTCGGCGCAGCCGACACCCAAAAGGGCGGCGCGTGCTGCTATCTTCAAGTATTTCTTAAGATACGCCTTGATTGGGCTGTCACTCTATGCTACATTCCGCGTTGATCTGCTGGAGGTCTTTGGATTTTTCTCGGGCCTTGTCTTGCTGGTCGGTGCCGTGCTGGTCGAGTGTGTATTGCAAGTGATCAAAGGTTGGGACGAGGACCCTTGCCATGGAACACGGTAG
- a CDS encoding NADH-quinone oxidoreductase subunit M, producing MFEDHLLSIVAYTPLLGALLLLLVNREKTEVIRWFANIVAAIGFLVSIPLIIGFDTDAEGLQFVERASWIPSIGVEYHFGIDGISLLLIVLTTGLGFLSILSSWNAIQERVKEYYIFMLMLQTGMLGVFMSMDLFLFYVFWEVMLVPMYFLIGVWGGARKLYAAIKFFLYTLLGSVVLLLGILALYFYNHEVTGVYTFSIPALLELDYPWEYQFWVFLAFFIGFAIKVPMFPFHTWLPDAHVEAPTAGSVILAGVLLKMGTYGFIRFSLPMFPDAVQDTTSLNFAYMTFGWFDQQFGLLHLMIFLSIVGIIYGALVAMMQKDAKKLVAYSSVSHLGFCMLGLFALNPNGINGSILQQINHGISTGALFLIVGIVYERRHTREISEYGGLSRVMPGYAVIFLIITMASIGLPLLNGFIGEFTILAGAFQRHWSWGAWGCAGIVLGAAYMLWLYQRMMFGPVTNPKNKDLKDLSVREYATLLPLVIMCFWIGIYPKPFFKYIEKPVEKIVQRVQPGFFDRSEALMATLPIQEARKK from the coding sequence ATGTTTGAAGACCATCTCTTGTCCATTGTCGCCTACACGCCGCTGCTGGGCGCCCTGCTGCTGCTGTTGGTGAACAGGGAAAAGACCGAGGTCATCCGCTGGTTTGCCAACATTGTGGCCGCCATCGGATTTCTGGTGTCCATTCCGCTGATCATCGGGTTCGATACGGATGCTGAAGGGCTGCAGTTCGTGGAGCGCGCCTCCTGGATTCCCTCCATCGGCGTGGAGTATCACTTCGGCATCGACGGCATCAGCCTGTTGTTGATCGTGCTGACCACGGGGTTGGGGTTCCTGTCCATTCTCTCTTCCTGGAATGCGATTCAGGAGCGGGTCAAGGAATATTACATCTTCATGTTGATGCTCCAGACCGGCATGCTGGGCGTCTTCATGTCCATGGACCTCTTCCTCTTCTACGTATTCTGGGAGGTCATGCTGGTCCCCATGTACTTCCTGATCGGCGTATGGGGAGGGGCGAGAAAGCTGTATGCAGCCATCAAGTTCTTCCTCTACACCCTGCTGGGATCGGTGGTGTTGCTGCTGGGCATCCTGGCCCTCTACTTCTACAACCACGAGGTGACCGGCGTCTACACCTTCAGTATTCCGGCACTGCTGGAGCTGGATTATCCCTGGGAGTATCAGTTCTGGGTGTTCCTGGCCTTCTTCATCGGGTTCGCCATCAAAGTCCCCATGTTCCCGTTCCACACCTGGCTCCCCGATGCCCACGTGGAGGCTCCCACGGCCGGTTCGGTGATTCTGGCCGGCGTGCTGCTGAAGATGGGCACCTACGGCTTCATCCGCTTCAGCCTGCCCATGTTTCCGGATGCGGTTCAGGACACCACTTCATTGAACTTTGCCTATATGACGTTCGGTTGGTTCGACCAGCAATTCGGGCTGCTACACCTGATGATCTTTCTGTCGATCGTCGGGATCATCTATGGCGCCCTGGTGGCCATGATGCAGAAGGATGCCAAGAAACTGGTGGCCTATTCCTCTGTCAGCCACCTGGGATTTTGCATGTTGGGTTTGTTTGCGCTGAATCCCAACGGAATCAACGGCAGCATCCTGCAGCAGATCAACCACGGGATTTCGACCGGGGCTCTCTTCCTGATCGTAGGCATCGTCTATGAACGGAGACACACCCGGGAGATTTCCGAATATGGCGGGCTCTCCCGCGTCATGCCGGGCTATGCCGTCATATTCCTGATCATCACCATGGCTTCCATCGGGCTGCCGCTCCTCAACGGATTCATCGGAGAATTTACCATCCTTGCCGGAGCTTTCCAGCGCCACTGGAGTTGGGGGGCCTGGGGCTGCGCGGGAATCGTTCTGGGTGCGGCCTATATGCTCTGGCTCTATCAGCGAATGATGTTCGGGCCGGTGACCAATCCCAAGAACAAGGATTTGAAGGACCTCAGCGTCAGGGAGTACGCCACGCTGTTGCCGCTGGTCATCATGTGCTTCTGGATCGGGATCTACCCCAAGCCCTTCTTCAAGTACATCGAAAAGCCGGTTGAGAAAATCGTGCAGAGGGTGCAGCCCGGTTTCTTCGATCGTTCCGAGGCCCTGATGGCCACGCTGCCCATACAGGAGGCAAGGAAGAAGTAA
- a CDS encoding AtpZ/AtpI family protein: MATRFQQYGDLLTLGIMFPACIAIGYGLGYLLDSWTGSRNTFSFIGILFGITAAFVNLFRVVKKVDGKE; this comes from the coding sequence GTGGCGACCAGGTTTCAACAATACGGAGACTTGCTGACGCTGGGGATCATGTTTCCGGCCTGCATTGCCATCGGATACGGCCTGGGATACTTGCTGGACAGCTGGACGGGGAGCCGGAACACCTTCAGCTTCATCGGCATTCTGTTCGGAATCACGGCGGCTTTCGTCAATCTCTTTCGAGTGGTCAAGAAGGTCGATGGGAAGGAATGA
- the atpB gene encoding F0F1 ATP synthase subunit A: MEHGSTWIAEWVNSTLGPVVAALLGSLYGLFGYTYTPGHMIIPEHVTFAVLVFLFCAVFFPIAGRSFSLEKPGKIQQILELVVEFLNGQLEEIIGHGAKKYLPMVATIGIFILLMNLCGQIPGFASPTSSINVTVGCALVVFLYYNYLGIRKQGLVSYLKHFAGPVPLMAPLMVPIEIISHLARPFSLSVRLFANIFGEHQVVAVFFALVPFIVPLPIMALGVFASFLQAFIFMVLTMIYIAGAVSEEH; encoded by the coding sequence ATGGAACACGGTAGCACCTGGATAGCCGAATGGGTCAACAGCACCTTGGGTCCGGTGGTGGCGGCTCTGCTCGGCAGTCTCTATGGGCTGTTTGGCTACACATACACTCCCGGGCACATGATCATTCCCGAGCATGTTACCTTTGCCGTACTGGTGTTTCTCTTCTGCGCGGTGTTTTTCCCCATCGCCGGGCGGTCGTTTTCTCTGGAGAAGCCGGGCAAGATACAACAGATTCTGGAGCTGGTAGTTGAATTCCTCAACGGGCAGTTGGAGGAGATCATCGGCCATGGGGCCAAAAAGTACCTTCCCATGGTGGCGACCATCGGAATCTTCATTCTGCTGATGAACCTTTGCGGACAGATTCCGGGATTTGCCTCTCCGACCAGCAGCATCAACGTGACCGTCGGCTGCGCCCTGGTGGTGTTCCTCTACTACAACTACCTGGGGATTCGAAAGCAAGGATTGGTTTCCTATCTCAAGCACTTTGCCGGTCCGGTGCCCCTGATGGCGCCGTTGATGGTTCCGATAGAAATCATCAGCCACTTGGCCCGACCCTTTTCGCTGTCGGTCCGTCTTTTTGCCAACATCTTCGGAGAGCACCAGGTAGTGGCCGTGTTCTTTGCCCTGGTCCCCTTCATCGTGCCGCTTCCCATCATGGCGCTGGGAGTGTTTGCCAGTTTTCTGCAGGCTTTCATCTTCATGGTCCTGACCATGATCTATATTGCGGGAGCCGTCTCGGAGGAGCATTAA